One part of the Vicia villosa cultivar HV-30 ecotype Madison, WI linkage group LG6, Vvil1.0, whole genome shotgun sequence genome encodes these proteins:
- the LOC131612824 gene encoding uncharacterized protein LOC131612824 isoform X2 has translation MWYEVKIPASFSLQLKRNKSDVVLNNSRRLLNTEKLIFKTHSDQDEAHLVLVTVEPEGFPAKQHVPERKFIIFNIVCDELLLGIPYKA, from the exons ATGTGGTATGAAGTGAAG ATACCCGCTAGCTTTTCGTTACAATTGAAGAGAAACAAATCAGATGTTGTGCTGAACAATAGTAGGAGATTGCTCAACACTGAAAAGCTAATTTTTAAAACCCATAGTGATCAG GATGAAGCTCATTTAGTATTAGTAACTGTGGAGCCCGAGGGGTTCCCTGCAAAACAGCATGTACCCGAGaggaaatttattatttttaacataG TATGCGATGAACTACTGTTGGGTATACCCTACAAAGCTTGA
- the LOC131612824 gene encoding uncharacterized protein LOC131612824 isoform X1 yields the protein MTEKGSLKQNLKYTFRFELLIWVTSSLSHYSAIYLCNMIILLYVLVIIIKESNSLLWKYWSLDYYYYNRVEDNNLKVGEELWRETLPL from the exons ATGACAGAGAAGGGAAGTTTAAAGCAGAACCTAAAATACACATTCAG GTTTGAGTTGTTGATTTGGGTGACGTCTTCATTGTCGCATTATTCCGCCATTTATCTGTGCAATATGATTATTTTGCTTTACGTTCTCGTTATCATCATTAAAGAGTCCAACTCTTTGCTTTGGAAATAT TGGTcgcttgattattattattacaataGGGTTGAGGACAACAATTTGAAAGTTGGAGAAGAGCTATGGAGAGAAACTCTGCCGTTATAA
- the LOC131610576 gene encoding E3 ubiquitin-protein ligase RFI2, which translates to MDLAIGDDDRDTRKSFDSVFCSICLEIVSDHGGRSFTKLQCGHQFHLDCIGSAFNAKGAMQCPNCRKVEKGQWLYGTSSRSSHPEFNMDDWTREEDAFDLGYSELSMGVHWCPFGNFTHLPSSYEEREFASAAYHDALGPHAMFSEHSALSSGNHPCPYIAYVGPIHPSTSNSGGTVSEVSNFNHWSGPPTHGDMSTSYTIPAVVFHYHSWDHHSSHFSSGSSHLGAADQPSVSQSTQRSVRGGSEVPRSGSYMHPFPVGHSTITRAGNSAASSMIPPYPGINARARDRVQALQAYYQQQQPPNSTTVRAPVASSARRSNGHSGLASLASLASAPDQSASYVYVPGGRNFHEETRLPNQLHAWERDHLPSSSLSQVGRESSWRAYHQTASRSDPGFISSSYRLRSDSDRTSSQNW; encoded by the exons ATGGATCTTGCAATCGGTGACGATGATCGAGATACACGCAAATCGTTTGATTCCGTTTTTTGCTCAATCTGCCTCGAGATTGTTTCCGATCACGGTGGTAGATCCTTCACTAAGCTTCAATgcggtcatcaatttcatctcg ATTGCATTGGTTCGGCTTTCAATGCAAAAGGAGCAATGCAATGTCCTAATTGTCGGAAGGTTGAGAAAGGTCAGTGGCTTTATGGTACCAGCAGCAGATCATCACATCCAGAGTTCAATATGGATGATTGGACACGTGAAGAGGATGCATTTGATCTTGGCTATTCTGAACTG TCCATGGGAGTTCACTGGTGCCCATTTGGTAACTTTACCCACCTTCCATCTTCATACGA AGAACGGGAATTTGCATCAGCTGCGT ATCATGATGCACTGGGACCACATGCTATGTTTTCCGAGCATTCAGCTTTGTCTTCTGGTAATCATCCTTGTCCATATATTGCTTATGTTGGACCAATACATCCCTCCACCTCCAACTCTGGTGGAACTGTTTCAGAAGTTTCTAATTTCAATCACTGGAGTGGTCCACCTACACATGGCGACATGTCAACATCCTACACAATTCCGGCGGTGGTTTTTCATTATCACAGTTGGGATCACCATTCCTCCCATTTCTCTTCTGGCAGCAGCCATCTCGGTGCTGCTGATCAGCCCTCAGTATCACAAAGTACTCAAAGGTCGGTCAGGGGTGGTTCAGAGGTCCCTAGATCCGGATCTTATATGCATCCGTTCCCTGTAGGACACAG TACTATTACTCGAGCTGGGAACTCTGCTGCATCTTCCATGATTCCTCCTTATCCAGGAATCAATGCTCGTGCCCGTGATAGAGTCCAGGCGCTTCAAGCATACTATCAACAACAGCAACCTCCAAATTCTACCACAGTACGGGCACCTGTTGCTTCTAGCGCTCGAAGATCCAACGGTCACAGTGGGTTAGCTTCATTGGCATCGTTGGCCTCAGCACCAGACCAAAGTGCTAGCTATGTTTATGTCCCAGGAGGACGCAATTTTCATGAAGAAACCCGTCTTCCAAATCAGTTACATGCATGGGAAAGAGATCACTTGCCTTCATCGTCATTAAGCCAAGTTGGTAGAGAATCAAGTTGGAGAGCATACCATCAGACTGCCAGCAGGTCAGACCCAGGTTTCATATCTTCTAGCTATCGATTAAGGAGTGATTCAGACAGAACATCTTCACAAAATTGGTGA
- the LOC131610577 gene encoding uncharacterized protein LOC131610577, which yields MAEINDEHSVHVVSEAEPVSAKALPKKPKRVASLDIFRGLTVALMILVDDAGDQWPVIGHAPWNGCHLADFVMPFFLFIVGMAIPLSLKKIPHKLIAVKKVIVRTLKLLFWGLLLQGGFSHAPDHLSYGVDIKHIRWCGILQRIALAYLVVALVEIVSRSRQARDDPECTNLSIFKLYYWHWLVAACILIVYMALLYGIHVPDWQFTVHNPDSIYNGTTFTVSCDVRGKLDPPCNAVGYIDRVMLGINHVYKKPAWRRSEACTVKPPYEGPFKKTAPAWCYAPFEPEGILSSISAILSTIIGLHFGHVLIHLQDHLSRLKQWILIGLSLLTLGFVLHFTHAIPLNKQLYSLSYVCVTSGAAALVFSAFYVMVDIFGLKLLFVPLKWIGMNAMFVFVMAAEGIFAGFINGWYYDNPQNTLVYWIQEHVFIRVWHSTKLGILLYVIFAEILFWAVIAGILHQLGIYWKL from the exons ATGGCTGAAATCAATGACGAGCACAGTGTCCATGTTGTTTCAGAAGCAGAGCCAGTTTCAGCAAAAGCACTTCCAAAAAAGCCAAAGCGAGTTGCTTCGCTTGACATCTTCCGGGGCCTCACTGTTGCG CTTATGATCTTGGTTGATGATGCTGGAGATCAATGGCCAGTGATTGGTCATGCACCGTGGAATGGCTGCCATCTTGCTGATTTTGTTATGCCTTTCTTTTTGTTCATTGTAGGAATGGCCATTCCACTTTCTCTCAAG AAAATACCACATAAACTTATAGCTGTTAAAAAGGTGATAGTAAGAACACTGAAACTCCTCTTCTGGGGTCTGCTCTTACAAG GTGGTTTCTCACATGCTCCTGACCATCTATCATATGGAGTTGACATAAAACACATAAGATGGTGTGGTATTCTTCAG AGAATTGCTCTAGCATATTTGGTCGTGGCGCTCGTGGAGATAGTTTCAAGAAGTAGGCAAGCCAGAGATGATCCGGAATGCACAAACCTCTCAATATTTAAGCTGTACTATTGGCATTG GCTAGTAGCGGCGTGTATACTTATAGTTTACATGGCTTTACTTTATGGAATACATGTTCCAGACTGGCAATTCACTGTCCATAACCCAGACAGCATATATAACGGCACAACTTTCACC GTGTCCTGTGACGTCCGAGGGAAACTTGACCCTCCTTGTAATGCTGTGGGATATATTGACAGAGTGATGCTCGGAATTAACCATGTGTATAAGAAGCCagcttggaggagatcagaa GCTTGTACCGTGAAACCTCCGTATGAAGGGCCTTTTAAAAAAACTGCTCCTGCATGGTGTTATGCTCCTTTTGAACCAGAAGGAATTTTAAG CTCAATATCGGCCATTCTATCCACGATCATCGGATTGCATTTCGGACACGTACTCATACACCTGCAG GATCATCTTTCTAGATTGAAGCAATGGATTCTCATCGGCTTATCTCTCCTTACTTTAGGATTTGTTCTTCATTTCACCCACG CCATTCCTTTGAATAAACAGTTGTACTCACTGAGCTATGTTTGCGTAACATCTGGTGCAGCGGCATTAGTTTTTTCAGCCTTCTATGTGATG gttgatatttttggattaaaacTATTGTTCGTCCCTCTCAAATGGATCGGGATGAATGCCATGTTTGTCTTTGTCATGGCAGCTGAGGGAATCTTTGCAGGATTCATCAATGGGTGGTATTATGACAACCCTCAAAATACACTG GTCTATTGGATCCAAGAGCATGTCTTCATTAGAGTTTGGCATTCAACGAAACTAGGTATCTTACTGTACGTGATCTTCGCCGAGATCCTATTCTGGGCTGTCATAGCAGGCATTTTGCACCAATTGGGCATATATTGGAAGCTTTGA
- the LOC131610579 gene encoding uncharacterized protein LOC131610579 isoform X1, whose protein sequence is MVILLYILFIIIKGPTLCFGNMAEDKILKVGEELWRETLPLRGGSCFYQLQGLKPQTWYEVKISYPATIPASFSLQLKRNKSDVVLNNNRRLLNTEKLIFKTYSDQDATHLVLVTVEPEGFPAKPHVPERKFIIFNIVCDELLLGIPYKAWWVVALALLCLGIAFAVPSFLPLYLLPKNQVLQSDRVSKTS, encoded by the exons ATGGTTATTCTGCTATACATTCTCTTCATCATCATAAAGGGTCCAACCCTTTGCTTTGGAAATAT GGCCGAGGACAAAATTTTGAAAGTTGGAGAAGAGCTATGGAGAGAAACTCTGCCGTTACGTGGTGGCTCTTGCTTTTATCAACTACAAGGTCTGAAACCCCAAACGTGGTATGAAGTGAAGATATCATATCCAGCAACT ATACCCGCTAGCTTTTCCTTACAATTGAAGAGAAACAAGTCAGATGTTGTACTGAACAATAACAGGAGATTGCTCAACACTGAAAAGCTCATTTTTAAGACCTACAGCGATCAG GATGCAACCCATTTAGTATTAGTAACTGTGGAGCCAGAGGGGTTTCCTGCAAAACCGCATGTACCCGAGaggaaatttattatttttaacataG TGTGCGATGAACTATTGCTGGGCATACCCTACAAAGCTTGGTGGGTGGTGGCACTGGCACTCCTGTGTCTCGGAATTGCATTCGCCGTTCCTTCTTTTCTTCCATTGTATTTGCTACCAAAGAACCAAGTGCTACAGTCAGACCGTGTTTCGAAAACTTCTTGA
- the LOC131610579 gene encoding uncharacterized protein LOC131610579 isoform X2: MERNSAVTWWLLLLSTTRSETPNVIPASFSLQLKRNKSDVVLNNNRRLLNTEKLIFKTYSDQDATHLVLVTVEPEGFPAKPHVPERKFIIFNIVCDELLLGIPYKAWWVVALALLCLGIAFAVPSFLPLYLLPKNQVLQSDRVSKTS, from the exons ATGGAGAGAAACTCTGCCGTTACGTGGTGGCTCTTGCTTTTATCAACTACAAGGTCTGAAACCCCAAACGTG ATACCCGCTAGCTTTTCCTTACAATTGAAGAGAAACAAGTCAGATGTTGTACTGAACAATAACAGGAGATTGCTCAACACTGAAAAGCTCATTTTTAAGACCTACAGCGATCAG GATGCAACCCATTTAGTATTAGTAACTGTGGAGCCAGAGGGGTTTCCTGCAAAACCGCATGTACCCGAGaggaaatttattatttttaacataG TGTGCGATGAACTATTGCTGGGCATACCCTACAAAGCTTGGTGGGTGGTGGCACTGGCACTCCTGTGTCTCGGAATTGCATTCGCCGTTCCTTCTTTTCTTCCATTGTATTTGCTACCAAAGAACCAAGTGCTACAGTCAGACCGTGTTTCGAAAACTTCTTGA